In Zea mays cultivar B73 chromosome 7, Zm-B73-REFERENCE-NAM-5.0, whole genome shotgun sequence, the following proteins share a genomic window:
- the LOC103633846 gene encoding uncharacterized protein, which produces MVKVLLDTFVDYYNKGDRCQNGWKSHVYTAAVKNVCEKCNVTITKENISSRSKTFDKHYNIINGLLSTSGFGWDWEKNKLKVDSDTVWDEYVERNKEAKGYRHKVVKF; this is translated from the exons ATGGTTAAGGTACTCCTTGATACATTTGTGGACTATTACAATAAAGGTGATAGATGTCAGAATGGGTGGAAGTCTCATGTATACACAGCTGCTGTGAAGAATGTTTGTGAGAAGTGCAATGTCACCATTACAAAGGAAAATATTAGCTCTCGCAGCAAGACCTTTGATAAGCACTACAATATCATTAATGGTTTGTTGTCCACTAGTGGTTTTGGATGGGATTGGGAGAAGAACAAGCTCAAAGTTGATAGTGACACTGTATGGGATGAGTACGTTGAG AGGAATAAGGAAGCAAAAGGATATAGACATAAGGTTGTGAAGTTTTGA